A region from the Hippopotamus amphibius kiboko isolate mHipAmp2 chromosome 15, mHipAmp2.hap2, whole genome shotgun sequence genome encodes:
- the LOC130836105 gene encoding olfactory receptor 7A17-like codes for MEPHNNTQISEFLLLGLSKEPELQPLIFGLFLFMYLITVIGNLLILLAVSSDPHLHMLMYIFLSNLSFVDICFTSTTIPKMLKNIQTQNKGITYEGCIIQVCFYLIFAGLDDFLLAVMAYDRYVAICLPLRYTVIMNLQLCGLLVLVSWVMSALSCLLQTLMLLQLSFCSDMEIPHFFCELQELIQLACSDTFLSNIVMYFVAGLLGGGPLAGILYSYFKIVSSICGISSTQGKYKAFSTCSSHLSVVSIFYFSGLGVYLSSAATHSSHSSATASVMYSVVTPMLNPFIYSLRNKDIKRALRRFFGMDTFIRRPFVLGLKKYP; via the coding sequence ATGGAACCACATAACAATACacaaatttcagaatttcttcttctgggattatcAAAGGAACCAGAATTGCAGCCTCTCATATTTGGGCTTTTCCTCTTCATGTACCTGATCACAGTGAttggaaacctgctcatcctCCTGGCCGTCAGCTCAGATCCCCACCTTCACATGCTCATGTACATTTTTCTCTCAAATTTGTCttttgtagacatctgtttcacctccaccaccatcccaaagatgctgaaGAACATTCAGACCCAGAACAAAGGCATAACCTATGAAGGCTGCATCATCCaagtgtgtttttatttaatctttgcagGACTAGATGACTTTCTCctggctgtgatggcctatgaccgatATGTGGCCATCTGTCTCCCCCTGCGCTATACAGTCATCATGAATCTCCAGCTCTGTGGACTGCTGGTGCTGGTGTCCTGGGTGATGAGTGCCCTGAGTTGCTTGTTACAAACCTTAATGTTGTTGCAATTGTCCTTCTGCTCAGACATGgaaatcccccactttttctgtgaactccAAGAGCTGATCCaacttgcctgttctgacacTTTTCTCAGTAACATTGTGATGTATTTTGTAGCTGGGCTGCTGGGTGGTGGTCCCCTGGCTGGTATCCTTTACTCTTACTTTAAGATAGTTTCCTCCATATGTGGAATCTCATCAACTCAGGgaaagtataaagcattttctaCCTGCTcatctcacctctcagttgtctccatattttatttctctggctTAGGCGTGTACCTTAGCTCTGCAGCTACccacagctcacactcaagtGCAACAGCCTCGGTGATGTACAgtgtggtcacacccatgctgaatcccttcatctacagtctaagaaataaagatataaagagaGCACTAAGAAGATTCTTTGGGATGGACACTTTTATAAGAAGGCCGTTTGTTTTGGGACTGAAAAAATACCCATGA